GGAAATCCTTACCCGCAGTTCCGTTACGTTTTTTCAACGGGCAGTTATATCGATTCGCTAAAAATTGAAGGCAGCATCAAGGATGCGCTGGAAACAAAGACCGACAATTTTGTCAATGTAATGCTGTATGAAATGGACGAGACATTCAACGATTCGGTCATTTATAAAGCAAAACCGCGTTATGTGACCAACACGCTGGACAGCCTCACCAGTTTTCAGATTGAAAATATCAAAGCCGGAAAATACCTGCTGATTGCGTTGAAAGACAATGTCGCCAACTACAAATTTGATCCTAAAAAGGACAAAATCGCATTTTACCCCGAACCCGTGGTGTTGCCTTCCGATCGTAAATACAACCTGCAACTGTTCAGCGAAGTACCCATATTCAAGGCACAGAAACCGACGCAGGCCGCCGGTGGCAGGCTGTTGATGGGGTATGAGGGCAGTCCGGCAGGGGTCAATGCGACCGTAAAGAACGGCAACGAGATCATCCCGTCAGTCGTGACGCGTTTCCCCGAAAAAGATTCCGTACAAATCTGGTTCAAGCCCATCAAAGCCGATTCGATTACCGTTCACGTGGATAAAGACAAATTCATGAAGGATTTTGTCGTCAGGTTAAAAAACCAAAAGGTAGATTCGCTTGCCGTCACGCCGTCAAACACAGGCACGCTTCACCCAAGACAGCAATTCAGCCTGAGATTGTCTGTGCCGCTCGCCACTACCGATACCACGAAAATAAGTGTCACCGATTTAAACAACAAGCCGGTACCATACAAAACCGCATACGACAGCTTTGAACAGCGGCTGAATTTCGGTTTTAGACGCGACGAGGAGCAGAAGTATAAAGTGACATTACTGCCCGGAGCGCTGACAGATTTATATGACCATGCCAATGATACCTTGTCGTACACGCTGTCCACCCGGAAACTATCCGAATATGGAAACCTGATGATCAACCTCAAGGGCGTGAAGCAGTTTCCTGTGATTGTGCAGCTGACTGACGGGAAAGGCAAAGTCTTTGCTGAAGAATATGCTGAAAATTCCCCATTGGTAGAATTCATTGGCCTGGAGCCGAACAAGTTCACACTGCGGGTCATCTACGACACCAATAAGAACAGGTACTGGGACACCGGGGATTTCCTCGAACGGCGTCTGCCTGAGGAGGTGATTTATTTCGCGGAGCCACTCGAAGTCCGATCGAATTGGGACGTGACCGAAGACGTCGATCTTGGAGGATAACAATTAGAAACACTTGATATGAAAAAATTCCTTAGCATTATCATCCTACTTTGCTGCAGCTGCCTGATGTCCGCACAAAAAGTGCAGCCGAAGCTCAATCTGGCCCAGGGCAAAACCTATAACCAGAATATGAAGATCGACGCGGAAATCGAGCAGAGTTTTGCGGGACAGAACTTAAAAATGAGAATGATGGCCGACATGCAATTGTCCTATAAGGTCAACGGAATTGAAAACGGCACCTTCAATCTCGAAGCGCGTTACAGGAAAATGACGTTATCGATGACCATGCCTCAGGGAAATTTGAGCTTCGACTCTGAAAAAAAGGACACACAGGACGTTTTTTCTACGACACTCGGCGCCATCATTGACAAACCCTTTACGATGAAAATGACATCGGCGGGCAAAGTGACGGAAGTCAGCGGCATCGAGGCGGTTTTTAACGCAGCAATCAGCCAGCTCAGCCAGGTCGATGACATGCAGAAAGAACAGATCATGGGCCAGCTCGAACAGTCTTACGGCAAGGAGTCCATCAGCAAAAACATGGAATCCTCATTTGCCATTTATCCCTCGAAGCCCGTGGCGAAGGGCGACAAGTGGACGGTGATGACCGTTATGGCAGCAGGCACGAACGCGCAAATCGAGACCGTATATGAATTGGCGGACATCACGCCTGAGTATTATCTGCTTAAAGGCAATGCGAAGGTTACGCCCGGAACTGCGAAATCTAATGAAGAAAACGAGATGACCAACGTCACCGGCACAATGGTTTCGGATCTTAAACTGAACAAAAAAACCGGTTGGGTTGCCGCATCGACGGTGGTGCAGGAAATCAAGGCCGTGGTCAGGACGGAAGGGGAAGAGCTTCCCGTTTCGATGAAAAACACACTTACATTATCTGACCATTAAAATACGATATCAAATCGGTCACGGTCATCGAGAAATGACATCTTAGCGCGCACATCCAGCATCGGTCCTTTTTGCATTTCCGCAATGAGGACCGTTTCTTTTTCAGTAACCCCGCACAATGGATTCCCAAGGAAATCAAAAGCCTGTGAATGCCCTATGTAGTTGTGGTTGTTGGCATCTTCCCCGACGCGGTTCACACCGATTACATAACACATATTCTCGATGGCACGCGCCTTCAACAGCGCATCCCAGGCGTTGATTCGTGGCTTGGGCCAATTGGCGACATACAGCAGGACGTCGAAATTCTCAGTATTTCTTGAGAACACAGGAAAGCGAAGGTCGTAACACACCAGTGGGCATATCCGAAAGCCGCGGTAATCGATGATCAGGCGTTGTTGCCCCTTTGTGTATACTTTGTCTTCGCCTGCCAGCGAAAACAGATGCCTTTTGTCGTAGGTGTGGATTTCCCCGGAAGGATGTACGAATAACAGCCGATTGTAAAACTTGGCATTTTCCACGATGATGACGCTTCCCGTAACAGCGGCATTTTTGGACCTGGCGAGTGCCTTCATCCATCGAACCGTTTCGCCCTCCATCGTTTCGCCCGCATGCTCAGGGGCCATCGAGAAACCCGTCGTAAACATTTCAGGAAGTACGATCAAATCCACACTTTCGATGATGGAATCAATCATTTGCTGAAAGTGCTTTCGGTTTGCTTCGGCATTTTCCCAGATCAGTGTGGCTTGAATCAGCGCTGCTTTCATGATAGTGTCTATTTGTTACCTGATTGAAATCTCATCGATAAAAATAAAAGCGTCGCCCCCATAACCCTGGTGCCATTCGGGAAGCGGCCCGTAATTGTATGCTTTTACCTTTACATAGCGCGCTGTTACGGGAGTTATATTGCTTTTGAAATCGATGATTTTGGTGTCTGTAATTTTGGGATCCAAAGTGTTTTCGATGGTCTTGACCAAAGTAAAGCTGACATTGTCTGTTGATGTGTAAAATTCCACTTTTACAGGCATCAATATCCACGATCTTGAATCCTGAAGGAAATCGGCGGAAACTTCTGAAACCTTTCGCTGCTGCTGTAAATCGACAACCGCCTCAAAATCCTGTGACTGATAGCCCTGCCAGTCGCCTTTGCGCCAGTTATCGGAGCCGTTGATGCCGTCAATCAAACCCTCAGGGCCGCCGGCTGCATACTGGCGGTTGTATTTTGATTTGATGTCGATCGTGTAGTTATTCGGTTTCTTAAAGAAGGTGGCCGAAATGGTGTCACTTACATTCTGCCCTTCCAAATCCTGCCGGCAATAAGCGTAAACCGTAGTGGATTTGTCGATTTCGAAAGGATTTGCATACAATCGAAAATCGGTATCTCCATCGACCTTATAAAAAATCACAGGCTGCCTGTACTTCCCGTTAGAAAGGTTGTTGGCGTCCATGTCGATGGTTAACTTATCCTGAAACGATTTGCTTTTCGCATTGATGACGGGGACGGGGAGAATCGCTTGAAATTCTGTGGAGAATCGCTTTTCGCTGCCGGTTTCAGACAAATCCATTCCGAACGTCGATGATATCATATCACGGTGTGGATTACCTGACGTCCCGTCTTCAAAATTTATCCTGAAATCTTTGAAGTAAGGAGCGGAGATGTTCCACTCGCTACAACCCGGAGTGACTGCATACATCCCAATCGAACTCAGCACATACCAGGCGCTCATCTGGCCACAATCCTCATTGCCTATGAGTCCGTCCGGCGCGTTTTTATAAAAAGTATCGAGGATGTATTTCACTTTTTCCTCCGTTTTTTTCCATTTTCCAACAAACTGGTACAGATAAGCCATATGATGTGACGGCTCATTGCCGTGGGCATATTGCCCGATCAAACCTGTAACATCCGCTTGTTCACGCCCGGTCGTACCCGAATCGCTGTTGAACATTTGATCGAGTTTGGCTTCAAATTTTTCTTTTCCGCCATACGCTTCAATCATGCCCGGGATATCCTGTGGTACGAAAAAGGAATAGTGCCATGAATTGCCTTCTGTGAAATTATTGTCGATTTCCCTTTGGTCGAAAGGTTTTTTCCAACCACCGTTTTGTTTCGGGCGCATCGATAAGGTCTCGGGATCAAAGAGGTTTTTCCAGTTCTGGGAACGCTTCATGAAATAGGCATAGTCCTCTTTTTTGTCCAAAAGCCACGCCATTTGTGCAATACACCAGTCATCATAGGCATATTCCAAAGTTTTTGACACGCTTTCATGCTCGTCGTCAATCG
The nucleotide sequence above comes from Flavobacterium magnum. Encoded proteins:
- a CDS encoding Ig-like domain-containing protein encodes the protein MAAAVIGCAKRGTITGGPKDTLSPVLQRSEPENGTVNFNAKNIRLYFDEYVKLKDVSKQLVVSPPMNSAPDITPTVASKFINIRITDTLKPNTTYSLNFGQSIQDNNEGNPYPQFRYVFSTGSYIDSLKIEGSIKDALETKTDNFVNVMLYEMDETFNDSVIYKAKPRYVTNTLDSLTSFQIENIKAGKYLLIALKDNVANYKFDPKKDKIAFYPEPVVLPSDRKYNLQLFSEVPIFKAQKPTQAAGGRLLMGYEGSPAGVNATVKNGNEIIPSVVTRFPEKDSVQIWFKPIKADSITVHVDKDKFMKDFVVRLKNQKVDSLAVTPSNTGTLHPRQQFSLRLSVPLATTDTTKISVTDLNNKPVPYKTAYDSFEQRLNFGFRRDEEQKYKVTLLPGALTDLYDHANDTLSYTLSTRKLSEYGNLMINLKGVKQFPVIVQLTDGKGKVFAEEYAENSPLVEFIGLEPNKFTLRVIYDTNKNRYWDTGDFLERRLPEEVIYFAEPLEVRSNWDVTEDVDLGG
- a CDS encoding DUF6263 family protein, with amino-acid sequence MKKFLSIIILLCCSCLMSAQKVQPKLNLAQGKTYNQNMKIDAEIEQSFAGQNLKMRMMADMQLSYKVNGIENGTFNLEARYRKMTLSMTMPQGNLSFDSEKKDTQDVFSTTLGAIIDKPFTMKMTSAGKVTEVSGIEAVFNAAISQLSQVDDMQKEQIMGQLEQSYGKESISKNMESSFAIYPSKPVAKGDKWTVMTVMAAGTNAQIETVYELADITPEYYLLKGNAKVTPGTAKSNEENEMTNVTGTMVSDLKLNKKTGWVAASTVVQEIKAVVRTEGEELPVSMKNTLTLSDH
- a CDS encoding GH92 family glycosyl hydrolase; this translates as MKFYFSLASLFISSFFFAQDYSKSVNPFIGTGGHGHTFPGATLPFGMVQLSPDTRVDGSWDGCSGYHYSDSVIYGFSHTHLNGTGVSDFGDIMLMPTMGEPSLDNKQYASSFSHENEKASAGFYSVKLDRHNIDVALTATTRVGLHRYTFNAPGQANIILDLNHRDKLLMGEVRVIDNRTIEVLRRSEAWARDQYVYARIEFSKPMAITRVNNNAFVPAKTTDTFFAGSILALSFSTDVKKGEIISVKVALSPTGYEGAKKNMSELTGWDFDKTRKAAEKAWDKELSKIQITTSDKDKKTVFYTALYHTMMQPNIAQDTDGKYRGRDNEIHIAEGFDYYSVFSLWDTFRAAHPLYTLIEKKRTADFINTFIKQYEQGGRLPVWELASNETDCMIGYHSVSVMADAMVKGIKGFDYGKAFEAARHSAMLDHLGLDAYKKNGFISIDDEHESVSKTLEYAYDDWCIAQMAWLLDKKEDYAYFMKRSQNWKNLFDPETLSMRPKQNGGWKKPFDQREIDNNFTEGNSWHYSFFVPQDIPGMIEAYGGKEKFEAKLDQMFNSDSGTTGREQADVTGLIGQYAHGNEPSHHMAYLYQFVGKWKKTEEKVKYILDTFYKNAPDGLIGNEDCGQMSAWYVLSSIGMYAVTPGCSEWNISAPYFKDFRINFEDGTSGNPHRDMISSTFGMDLSETGSEKRFSTEFQAILPVPVINAKSKSFQDKLTIDMDANNLSNGKYRQPVIFYKVDGDTDFRLYANPFEIDKSTTVYAYCRQDLEGQNVSDTISATFFKKPNNYTIDIKSKYNRQYAAGGPEGLIDGINGSDNWRKGDWQGYQSQDFEAVVDLQQQRKVSEVSADFLQDSRSWILMPVKVEFYTSTDNVSFTLVKTIENTLDPKITDTKIIDFKSNITPVTARYVKVKAYNYGPLPEWHQGYGGDAFIFIDEISIR
- a CDS encoding amidohydrolase, which encodes MKAALIQATLIWENAEANRKHFQQMIDSIIESVDLIVLPEMFTTGFSMAPEHAGETMEGETVRWMKALARSKNAAVTGSVIIVENAKFYNRLLFVHPSGEIHTYDKRHLFSLAGEDKVYTKGQQRLIIDYRGFRICPLVCYDLRFPVFSRNTENFDVLLYVANWPKPRINAWDALLKARAIENMCYVIGVNRVGEDANNHNYIGHSQAFDFLGNPLCGVTEKETVLIAEMQKGPMLDVRAKMSFLDDRDRFDIVF